One region of Camelina sativa cultivar DH55 chromosome 6, Cs, whole genome shotgun sequence genomic DNA includes:
- the LOC104791443 gene encoding zinc finger CCCH domain-containing protein 46 — MDGYEATRIVLSRIQSLDPENASKIMGLLLLQDHGEKEMIRLAFGPETLVHSVIVKAKKELGLLNGSRSPWSHQEELISPKNNRGSSLNPASLPFYANGGRSSRDLTNDFDLLDDVNPRTDFLGSVHARSGSCVLDGLGYGGDSDLGFGGVPCSYFARGFCKNGASCRFVHSDGGADLVGSPSRIELLRSNSVPPRLAHHFMTRSSLPSFSPKGVNLQQSDAQRAAAALMLGDELQKLGRWRPERIDLSAMACPASRQIYLTFPADSRFREEDVSNYFSTFGPVQDVRIPYQQKRMFGFVTFVYPETVKSILAKGNPHFVCDSRVLVKPYKEKGKVPDKYRTNQTTERELSPTGLDSSPRDVLGGRGFYNNNTQDVLWRSKFEEEILELQSRRLMNLQLLDVKKHFQLNSPTNIHSPNPFSQSLISPRPLSVIKREYEGGEKGKGSSKEGSDDDTMNLPERLEDSLPDSPFASPAHHLLMFADSADNNGSDLWSPSSDNDDNSTPSTLSESFNSFNYQMPRLQPIGMLPGRGGPTCRVGI; from the exons aTGGATGGGTATGAAGCTACTAGGATTGTACTCTCTAGAATCCAAAGCTTAGACCCTGAAAACGCATCGAAGATCATGggtcttctccttcttcaagaTCACGGTGAAAAGGAGATGATAAGGCTAGCTTTTGGTCCCGAGACTCTTGTTCACTCTGTTATAGTGAAAGCCAAGAAAGAGTTAGGTCTCTTGAACGGTTCTAGGTCTCCATGGAGTCATCAAGAGGAGTTAATTAGCCCTAAGAACAACCGTGGCTCTTCTCTCAATCCTGCTTCTTTGCCCTTTTACGCTAATGGAGGAAGGTCTTCTAGGGATTTAACCAACGACTTCGACCTTTTGGATGATGTGAACCCAAGAACTGATTTTTTGGGCTCTGTGCATGCTAGAAGCGGTAGCTGCGTTTTGGACGGTTTAGGGTATGGTGGTGATTCTGATTTAGGGTTTGGAGGTGTGCCCTGTTCTTATTTCGCTAGAGGCTTCTGCAAAAACGGAGCTAGCTGCAGATTCGTACACAGTGATGGAGGAGCCGATTTGGTTGGCTCTCCAAGCAGAATCGAGCTTCTTAGGTCTAATTCGGTTCCTCCTAGACTTGCTCATCACTTCATGACTCGCTCTTCTCTCCCGTCTTTTTCACCTAAAGGTGTTAACTTGCAGCAGAGCGATGCTCAAAG AGCTGCTGCTGCTTTGATGTTAGGAGATGAACTGCAAAAGCTTGGAAGGTGGAGACCTGAAAGGATTGATCTTTCTGCTATGGCTTGTCCAGCTTCGAGACAGATCTATCTGACATTCCCTGCCGACAGTAGGTTCAGAGAGGAAGATGTGTCCAATTACTTCAG TACTTTTGGACCAGTTCAAGATGTGAGGATACCATATCAGCAAAAGAGGATGTTTGGATTTGTGACATTTGTTTATCCTGAGACTGTTAAGAGCATTCTCGCCAAAGGAAACCCACACTTTGTGTGTGATTCAAGAGTTCTTGTTAAGCCTTACAAGGAGAAAGGCAAAGTCCCTGACAAATACAG AACTAACCAAACAACGGAGCGTGAATTGTCCCCAACAGGCCTTGACTCTAGCCCCAGAGATGTGTTAG GAGGGAGAGGGTTTTATAACAACAACACCCAAGATGTGCTGTGGAGAAGTAAGTTTGAAGAAGAGATTCTTGAGCTACAGAGCAGAAGGCTGATGAATCTGCAGCTTCTTGATGTCAAGAAGCATTTCCAACTCAATTCCCCTACCAACATTCATTCACCGAATCCTTTTAGCCAATCACTTATCTCTCCACGCCCTTTGTCCGTGATCAAGAGAGAGTATGAAGGAGGAGAGAAAGGGAAAGGAAGTTCTAAAGAAGGATCTGATGATGATACAATGAATCTACCAGAGAG GTTGGAGGATAGCTTGCCAGACAGTCCATTTGCATCGCCCGCCCACCATTTGCTTATGTTTGCTGATTCTGCAGACAATAATGGATCAGATTTATGGTCACCTTCTTCTGATAATGATGATAATTCTACTCCTTCCACACTCTCTGAGTCCTTCAACTCTTTCAACTACCAAATGCCGAG GTTGCAGCCGATTGGTATGTTACCCGGTAGGGGTGGACCAACCTGTCGTGTTGGGATATAA
- the LOC104791444 gene encoding basic leucine zipper 24 isoform X1, with translation MNMGEEEVEVWGGASRGCSHTHSCNPPGPEDASHSHTCFHTHTHLIIPDQQENDHSDSNNKKRSCGNREAVRKYREKKKARTAYLEDEVKRLETLNEHLVRKLQSQAIVETELIRLRTLLVEIQEKIDGELGGFSNQKQNKQCTGSGFVFKEGDISYGSGFVFKEDGCSVATSNILCEAARVECEDGQTLHDAAIHSFVPHSPPFSH, from the exons atgaatatggGTGAGGAAGAAGTAGAAGTTTGGGGTGGAGCATCGAGAGGATGTAGCCACACTCACAGCTGTAACCCTCCAGGACCAGAAGATGCTTCTCACTCCCACACATGCTTTCACACTCATACTCATCTCATCATCCCT GATCAGCAAGAGAATGATCATTCTGACAGCAACAACAAGAAACGGTCGTGTGGGAACAGAGAGGCAGTGAGGAAgtacagagagaagaaaaaggctcGCACCGCCTACCTTGAAGACGAAGTTAAGAGATTGGAAACTCTGAATGAACATTTGGTTAGAAAGCTTCAGAGCCAAGCAATTGTGGAAACGGAACTCATCAGACTGCGGACTCTTTTGGTAGAGATACAGGAGAAGATTGATGGTGAACTTGGTGGTTTCTCCAATCAGAAGCAAAATAAGCAATGCACCGGTTCTGGTTTTGTGTTCAAAGAAGGTGACATCTCCTATGGTTCTGGTTTTGTGTTCAAAGAAG ATGGATGCAGTGTGGCAACAAGTAATATATTATGTGAAGCGGCAAGAGTGGAGTGCGAGGATGGCCAAACACTTCATGATGCTGCCATTCACTCCTTTGTTCCTCATTCACCACCATTCTCACATTAA
- the LOC104791444 gene encoding basic leucine zipper 24 isoform X2: MNMGEEEVEVWGGASRGCSHTHSCNPPGPEDASHSHTCFHTHTHLIIPDQQENDHSDSNNKKRSCGNREAVRKYREKKKARTAYLEDEVKRLETLNEHLVRKLQSQAIVETELIRLRTLLVEIQEKIDGELGGFSNQKQNKQCTGSGFVFKEDGCSVATSNILCEAARVECEDGQTLHDAAIHSFVPHSPPFSH, encoded by the exons atgaatatggGTGAGGAAGAAGTAGAAGTTTGGGGTGGAGCATCGAGAGGATGTAGCCACACTCACAGCTGTAACCCTCCAGGACCAGAAGATGCTTCTCACTCCCACACATGCTTTCACACTCATACTCATCTCATCATCCCT GATCAGCAAGAGAATGATCATTCTGACAGCAACAACAAGAAACGGTCGTGTGGGAACAGAGAGGCAGTGAGGAAgtacagagagaagaaaaaggctcGCACCGCCTACCTTGAAGACGAAGTTAAGAGATTGGAAACTCTGAATGAACATTTGGTTAGAAAGCTTCAGAGCCAAGCAATTGTGGAAACGGAACTCATCAGACTGCGGACTCTTTTGGTAGAGATACAGGAGAAGATTGATGGTGAACTTGGTGGTTTCTCCAATCAGAAGCAAAATAAGCAATGCACCGGTTCTGGTTTTGTGTTCAAAGAAG ATGGATGCAGTGTGGCAACAAGTAATATATTATGTGAAGCGGCAAGAGTGGAGTGCGAGGATGGCCAAACACTTCATGATGCTGCCATTCACTCCTTTGTTCCTCATTCACCACCATTCTCACATTAA